In one Nitrososphaera viennensis EN76 genomic region, the following are encoded:
- a CDS encoding ParB/RepB/Spo0J family partition protein, whose product MKSAALSKNSIQAISLDQLKKNEWNCNTMTKEEFESLKTSMKIEGQINPVLVTPRGDYFLIIDGEKRFAAATDLGWKSLQAIVEDGVSDDQVKVRCFTSHYNRGFLDPIKTFNLFYGEWVRESSKAYDDGEDEGGSGKEKVTTRQLEQKYGVDHSWIVRILTIREIPEPVRKYISSLVPRAPRRFSIKHALVLAEKANVIPEEELKKVVDYFFSAQNKKVESYTDLRFLLETVVQELRNKTPNDDDVADGSNRQDFDDNDHNDAPDKTGKESAGSRNGGSSTASRPKSRPYVEGNFDCEGCDSHYVIDWNNKRVLKLTAEDTFVRASEVQTLPAKVTDGCPRCGNQISIDFEGRTFRWS is encoded by the coding sequence TTGAAATCTGCCGCCCTGTCAAAAAACAGCATACAGGCGATATCCCTCGACCAGCTGAAAAAGAACGAATGGAACTGCAACACGATGACGAAGGAAGAGTTTGAATCCCTTAAAACCAGCATGAAAATCGAAGGTCAGATAAATCCGGTCCTAGTCACTCCACGCGGTGACTATTTCCTCATAATAGACGGTGAAAAGAGGTTCGCTGCAGCGACGGACCTTGGGTGGAAGTCATTGCAGGCCATAGTCGAAGACGGTGTTAGCGACGACCAGGTAAAAGTCAGGTGCTTTACATCGCACTACAACAGGGGATTTCTGGATCCGATAAAGACGTTCAATCTGTTTTATGGTGAATGGGTGAGAGAAAGCAGCAAGGCCTATGATGATGGCGAAGATGAAGGCGGTAGCGGCAAAGAGAAGGTGACGACAAGGCAGCTGGAGCAAAAATACGGTGTGGACCATTCATGGATTGTTCGAATTCTTACAATAAGAGAAATACCCGAGCCCGTACGGAAGTATATAAGCTCTTTGGTGCCCCGGGCACCAAGGCGGTTCTCAATAAAACATGCATTGGTACTGGCAGAAAAAGCAAATGTCATCCCTGAAGAGGAATTGAAGAAGGTGGTCGATTACTTTTTCAGCGCACAGAACAAGAAGGTGGAAAGCTACACGGACTTGAGATTTCTTTTGGAAACTGTGGTACAGGAATTACGTAACAAAACTCCCAACGATGATGATGTTGCTGACGGCTCCAATCGTCAAGACTTTGATGATAATGACCACAACGATGCGCCAGACAAAACCGGAAAAGAGTCTGCTGGTAGCCGCAACGGCGGTAGTTCTACAGCATCAAGACCAAAATCAAGGCCTTATGTTGAGGGGAATTTCGACTGTGAAGGCTGCGACAGCCACTACGTGATTGACTGGAACAATAAAAGAGTGCTAAAGCTCACTGCTGAAGACACATTTGTAAGGGCCTCAGAGGTCCAAACCCTGCCCGCCAAAGTTACTGACGGGTGTCCCAGGTGCGGCAATCAAATATCCATTGATTTTGAGGGAAGAACTTTCAGGTGGAGTTAG
- a CDS encoding winged helix-turn-helix domain-containing protein: MAINDDNAKSNWIEQILSSRVRIRILVLLAVNHGTGFSKYKISSATNVSAKEVSKHMKILVEAKLVRAVGGGVTLYSFNDSGPALLFAEFLRRSIS, encoded by the coding sequence TTGGCAATAAACGATGATAATGCAAAGTCCAATTGGATAGAACAGATTCTGTCGTCCCGGGTCAGGATAAGAATACTCGTTCTTCTAGCAGTTAATCATGGTACCGGCTTTAGCAAATACAAGATATCATCAGCAACCAACGTTTCTGCCAAGGAAGTCTCAAAGCACATGAAGATACTTGTGGAGGCTAAACTTGTGAGAGCTGTTGGCGGCGGAGTTACCTTGTACTCCTTTAACGATAGTGGACCCGCGTTACTTTTCGCTGAATTTCTTAGGCGCAGTATCTCCTAA
- a CDS encoding DUF5131 family protein: MGDKSAIQWTDATWNPSTGCSKVSPGCRNCYAERLSLRLKRMGNPKYKSGFSFTLHPDALDVPLKWKKPRKIFVNSMSDLFHESMPDDYLLKCFEIMEKADWHIYQVLTKRPERMLAFTKKYGKVSDHIWLGTSVELDLYKKRIDILRKVPCRIRFVSFEPLLGPISEVNLKGISWAIVGGESGPYFRDVKIEWIKEIQEQCAQQNVAFFFKQWGGKTPTARGRLLDGKEWNEYPSMPTEGKISVFPVQENTHTRI, from the coding sequence ATGGGAGACAAGTCTGCCATACAGTGGACCGATGCGACATGGAACCCTAGTACAGGTTGCTCAAAAGTTTCTCCAGGATGTAGAAACTGTTACGCGGAACGCCTCTCTTTAAGACTAAAAAGAATGGGTAATCCAAAATACAAATCAGGATTCAGTTTTACTTTACACCCGGATGCTCTCGACGTTCCTTTAAAGTGGAAGAAACCAAGAAAGATCTTTGTGAATAGCATGTCGGACCTGTTCCATGAATCAATGCCCGACGATTATCTCCTCAAGTGTTTTGAAATTATGGAGAAGGCCGATTGGCACATCTATCAGGTGCTGACAAAAAGGCCAGAGCGGATGCTTGCGTTCACAAAAAAGTACGGGAAGGTCTCTGATCACATTTGGCTTGGAACGTCCGTAGAACTTGATCTCTACAAGAAGAGAATCGATATCCTGAGAAAGGTTCCATGCAGGATCAGGTTTGTCAGTTTTGAACCCCTTTTAGGGCCGATAAGCGAAGTCAACCTAAAGGGTATTTCTTGGGCAATTGTCGGTGGAGAAAGCGGGCCTTATTTTCGAGACGTAAAGATTGAATGGATAAAGGAAATACAAGAGCAATGTGCGCAGCAAAACGTGGCGTTTTTCTTCAAACAGTGGGGAGGCAAGACTCCCACGGCCAGAGGGCGCTTATTGGATGGCAAAGAATGGAACGAGTATCCAAGCATGCCGACTGAAGGAAAGATATCGGTGTTCCCAGTTCAAGAAAATACACATACGAGGATCTGA
- a CDS encoding archaellin/type IV pilin N-terminal domain-containing protein, which produces MNHLNKLKSDRRAISPILATIVLIAITVAGGLLVYNVFFATAGTISARTQVEIESVNMVKTTSGATVFSITLQNTGNKFLNSVTYTVTGDTGTLTATLNNMQPGQSLSDTKTNPAGFSVTPGKTYPVSITATASDGSTAQYTSSVLASSG; this is translated from the coding sequence GTGAATCACCTAAACAAGCTGAAGTCAGACAGGAGGGCAATCAGTCCGATACTGGCAACAATAGTCCTTATAGCCATAACAGTGGCTGGAGGGCTGCTCGTCTACAACGTCTTTTTTGCAACAGCAGGGACGATAAGCGCCAGAACACAGGTAGAGATAGAGTCGGTCAACATGGTAAAGACGACCAGTGGCGCAACGGTCTTTAGCATCACTCTGCAGAACACGGGCAACAAATTCCTCAACTCTGTTACATACACGGTAACAGGAGACACAGGAACACTGACTGCCACGCTGAACAACATGCAGCCGGGACAGTCGTTGAGCGACACAAAGACAAACCCGGCGGGATTCTCTGTAACGCCCGGCAAGACGTATCCAGTATCAATAACTGCCACTGCAAGCGACGGAAGCACAGCCCAGTATACGTCGTCGGTACTTGCCAGCTCTGGTTGA
- a CDS encoding TFIIB-type zinc ribbon-containing protein: MLRSENSAQTQGFTPQASDENSLGRIGCEDYPSDKSDAGLSPSPVGEQHRQQSVNTCRVCCHGMLVYDGGDVVCTACGAVDDEQRSGMPNDSGCYPSPHPHMHGAAMNNIWSITRSGNGTALLTRDEKEKLGLQTGAYRHTLRSPEEKVVKIIDRVCDRNNLALPESLVKEAVYWATKITNALASKRKEDQVRIKVSPAEISIFSIRKACKTSGISCSTQRLVDAHRRIGYSNIADKKILKNLRRISFVTGIKYETLAPRDYVFNLTNCLISDEGTRSKLANIANPLDYIERRIYSRSLEILAEVRGEGRNNVMIAAAAICIADKIEGEVLGSSMIAKALHLDKYKVSLAIERILSQMREGGKEVKFRTNPAAEYRSQVSGEFARFGQRWRPNEGES; this comes from the coding sequence TTGCTGCGAAGCGAGAACTCTGCACAAACCCAAGGCTTCACACCACAAGCTTCAGATGAGAATTCGCTAGGAAGGATTGGTTGTGAAGATTATCCCTCCGACAAAAGCGATGCAGGTTTATCACCTTCGCCCGTTGGCGAACAACATCGACAGCAGTCTGTCAATACGTGCAGGGTATGCTGTCATGGGATGCTGGTCTATGATGGAGGTGATGTGGTCTGTACAGCCTGCGGCGCTGTGGATGACGAGCAGAGGTCGGGCATGCCGAATGACAGCGGCTGCTATCCTTCGCCTCATCCACACATGCACGGTGCTGCAATGAACAACATCTGGTCGATTACAAGGTCTGGCAACGGTACTGCCTTGCTGACAAGAGATGAGAAAGAGAAACTCGGCCTCCAGACAGGCGCTTACAGGCATACGTTAAGGTCGCCGGAGGAGAAGGTTGTAAAGATTATCGACCGGGTCTGTGACAGAAACAACCTGGCGCTCCCAGAAAGCCTTGTCAAAGAAGCCGTGTACTGGGCAACCAAGATCACAAACGCGCTGGCATCAAAAAGGAAAGAAGACCAAGTCAGGATAAAGGTCTCCCCTGCAGAGATATCCATATTCTCTATAAGAAAGGCCTGCAAAACATCAGGGATATCTTGCTCTACACAAAGGCTGGTAGATGCACATCGGAGAATCGGATACAGCAACATTGCAGACAAGAAAATCCTCAAAAACCTGAGGAGAATCAGCTTTGTAACAGGAATAAAATACGAAACCCTTGCTCCCAGAGACTATGTCTTCAACCTCACAAACTGTTTGATCTCTGACGAAGGCACAAGGTCCAAGCTGGCAAATATTGCAAACCCTCTGGACTATATTGAAAGGAGAATCTACAGCAGGTCACTGGAGATACTTGCAGAGGTCCGCGGAGAGGGTAGAAACAATGTCATGATAGCCGCAGCCGCTATCTGCATTGCCGATAAGATTGAAGGCGAAGTGCTGGGATCCAGCATGATAGCAAAGGCGCTCCACCTAGACAAATACAAGGTTTCTCTTGCAATAGAACGTATCCTGAGCCAGATGCGCGAAGGAGGAAAAGAAGTGAAATTCCGGACCAATCCAGCTGCAGAGTACAGGTCGCAGGTTTCTGGCGAATTCGCAAGATTCGGGCAACGATGGCGGCCGAATGAAGGAGAGTCATAA
- a CDS encoding helix-turn-helix domain-containing protein gives MSAAGDGKGTAYLAVYSERLVQMVEHKLEGSMERLLMPVAHSADIVQEVKALCTLGGKGETIMKVATYLLEKDVRAKEVADAFGINASTAHRSLERLEQHGFALKDERSRLWTLNKRRFPLLYSLSRTSTVILSTRKS, from the coding sequence TTGTCTGCGGCTGGTGATGGGAAGGGGACGGCGTACCTCGCCGTCTACTCTGAAAGGCTTGTGCAGATGGTAGAACACAAGCTTGAGGGCAGCATGGAAAGGCTCCTCATGCCGGTCGCACATTCTGCAGACATTGTACAAGAAGTAAAAGCGCTCTGTACTCTTGGCGGCAAAGGAGAAACCATCATGAAGGTTGCGACATACCTGCTTGAAAAAGACGTTAGGGCAAAAGAAGTTGCAGATGCATTTGGCATAAACGCCAGCACTGCTCACCGTTCGCTAGAAAGACTAGAACAGCACGGCTTTGCTTTAAAGGATGAACGCAGCAGGCTATGGACTTTGAACAAAAGGAGGTTCCCGCTGCTTTATTCGCTCTCCCGCACCAGCACGGTCATTTTGTCGACCCGGAAAAGTTAG
- a CDS encoding InlB B-repeat-containing protein, which produces MTNDDKRNNSHSRRNKGISPVLGTIIFVLVAVAAIGTISFIFVAQDNYNTAVKKSTELVGNKGKEQISVAQLEEAKLQIANDGPATSRIIGLVSADDSTGNLSLEPLNLALPSAQKLDYTMPVSTTGGGLGSGKMGLLTSLGNIFWVDSKPLQNKPLPDFAIAVAPDSLTVEQGKTGTASITVSPLNSFSDTVFLSASGLPQAASYLIKPSSGNPPYASTLTVQVGSTTPVGVYTITITGDDKNGRVHSATLTLQVNAASNQDFTIAVSTKTVTLQQGSSAATNSITVSPVNGYDRTVTLETSGFPAGVTYSYSPLSAKPSFTSTLTIGSAANTPTGTYVITVKGSDDTGKVHSDTFTLQITAQPDFDLSVNPSSLNLQSGGSGSSVVSVTSLNGYSGQVSLSLSGLPNGATASFSKPSGSPSFTSVLDINAGTANAGTYNLIVTGTGSGGGKTKSTQLTLTIQETSFDFSLALGSSSVNIQQGGSSSNTVTISPINGYNKIVSLSVSGIPSGVSASFNPQSGVPAFTSTMSISASTSATPGSYPVTVQAQGQDGKTHSTTFTLKVQAKYKLTISVQTAGPSVAPTTFTSDTFSTGLDGWSYWGDSGYALARDTGTGSPAPSAKISGDAFATVHGIQKVVDLSSWSKAGTLTLSFNYRAASDYAGSTVTNAFVRIYNANTDLILYEETLVAGGTQDTGWKSYSKDITCSVLSSSGSSTNKIRVVLFLGDGWRANWNQKNWYDNIKLESSTSAATCGGTTSPAPGTYSYVEGESVQVTALPNAGWKLSHWSLDGVSVGSQNPASVTMNKDYALVAVFAQGQSGSDFVVSASPSSLSIAKGSSGLTTVAVNSINGYSTGVSLSLSGLPVGASYSFQPWSSNAPFTSTLTINAGTANPGTYTLSVTGTGLADGKIRTTTISLTVTPQFDFSLSLNPSSGTVQQGGSVQTTVTTTLLSGTSTSVSLSASGGPLGTSFTFSPASGNPTFASTLTINIPSNVATGTYQVTVAGSGGGVSRTATYQLTISSQTAQPFNYALSVSPSSLSIAKGSSAQTTVSVDLLAGSSAQAVALSSTGQPSGVTVSFNPSSGNPTFKSTMSISVSSAANAGTYTLTITGTSGALAKSTTLTLTIVNAADFALSATPGTLIVHQGSAGSTTIKIDAVNGYSNTVSLSATGLPSGVTCAFSPSSGKPTFSSTLTLSASQSAATGTFTVTINGAGADGKTRTTTLTLTIPKQTTYPLAVAVKDQFNAPVKGITVTIDSSSYTTDTSGQVTVQVLQGTHTIAVPSSYLQSSGTRYLFDKWSDGGVTANPRTVTVNSAVTFTAIEKKQHYLTMQTSASSAGTVSPSSDWYDSGKQVAISASASSGYKFDTWSGSGSGSYSGTANPATITVNAPITETASFQKVYTVSVKTLATYGGLSASPLSGLKVKIGTTTVQTDSSGMAAFALPAGTYQVSIVDTSTTKSISSVDVRGFAFKWWDNLSTSNPRTISVNGPSTLVAYYPITWQQYTLNPNTYTAEVADPSKTDSLGNPVLRSVSLPYAKSASNWLLGWEWSMDVRTDSKGAYFGAHDYAAWGYTKAFTTKWNSKLTPATHSYAVDKLAISYSGYLNVKGITSDSDQGLYFRYRDTYNNKGDTSPSVDWTNTKSYNGVVGAARVFTPKQVIVGDLMVSTYQWARGSNFDMRFSNGYGWTTNNMVATLYFTPTNP; this is translated from the coding sequence ATGACAAATGATGATAAACGCAATAACAGTCATTCTCGCCGAAACAAAGGGATCTCGCCAGTCCTTGGCACAATAATCTTTGTGCTTGTTGCAGTGGCAGCAATAGGCACAATATCCTTCATATTCGTGGCCCAAGACAATTACAACACCGCTGTAAAGAAGAGCACGGAATTAGTTGGAAACAAGGGAAAGGAGCAGATATCTGTAGCACAGCTGGAAGAAGCAAAATTACAGATAGCAAACGATGGTCCTGCAACATCCAGAATCATCGGACTGGTGTCGGCAGACGATTCAACTGGGAACCTCAGTCTGGAACCTCTCAATCTGGCTTTACCCTCTGCACAGAAACTGGACTACACGATGCCTGTCAGTACTACAGGAGGAGGCCTTGGCAGCGGCAAGATGGGTCTCCTTACATCTTTGGGAAATATCTTCTGGGTAGACTCTAAACCGCTGCAGAACAAACCCCTTCCAGATTTTGCAATAGCCGTTGCACCGGATTCGCTGACAGTAGAACAGGGCAAGACTGGTACAGCGTCGATAACTGTGAGTCCCCTGAATAGCTTTTCTGACACTGTATTTCTATCTGCATCTGGCCTTCCTCAGGCCGCAAGCTATCTAATCAAGCCGTCAAGTGGAAACCCTCCATACGCAAGCACTTTGACGGTGCAGGTAGGCTCGACTACTCCGGTCGGGGTTTACACAATCACAATTACAGGCGATGACAAGAATGGCAGAGTGCATTCTGCCACCTTGACTCTTCAGGTCAATGCCGCGTCTAACCAAGATTTCACCATAGCTGTGTCAACAAAGACTGTAACTTTGCAGCAGGGCTCGTCTGCTGCAACAAATTCAATTACAGTGTCGCCGGTAAACGGCTATGACAGGACGGTAACGCTGGAAACATCAGGCTTTCCTGCAGGGGTTACCTACAGCTACAGCCCTCTCAGTGCAAAACCGTCGTTCACAAGTACGCTGACCATCGGTTCAGCAGCAAACACACCGACCGGGACGTACGTAATCACGGTGAAAGGAAGCGACGACACCGGCAAGGTACATTCAGATACCTTTACACTCCAAATAACTGCTCAGCCAGACTTCGATTTATCTGTCAACCCGTCATCATTGAATCTGCAGAGCGGAGGTTCCGGCTCATCCGTGGTATCTGTAACGTCTCTGAACGGTTACTCTGGGCAGGTCAGCCTGTCGTTATCAGGACTGCCAAATGGCGCTACTGCATCATTTAGCAAGCCTTCTGGAAGTCCATCTTTTACAAGCGTCCTCGACATCAACGCAGGCACTGCAAACGCGGGAACATACAACCTCATAGTGACAGGTACTGGAAGCGGAGGCGGCAAAACAAAATCCACCCAGCTGACGCTTACCATCCAAGAAACATCGTTTGACTTTTCGCTGGCGTTGGGTTCGAGCAGCGTAAACATCCAGCAAGGCGGAAGCAGCTCCAACACTGTTACGATATCACCAATCAACGGCTACAACAAGATCGTAAGCCTGTCAGTGTCTGGGATTCCATCCGGCGTATCTGCCTCTTTCAATCCCCAAAGTGGTGTCCCTGCATTCACAAGCACAATGTCAATATCCGCATCAACATCTGCGACACCAGGCTCGTACCCTGTAACAGTGCAGGCGCAGGGACAGGACGGGAAAACACATTCAACAACCTTTACACTGAAAGTGCAGGCAAAATACAAGCTAACGATATCAGTCCAGACAGCCGGACCGTCCGTCGCACCAACGACTTTCACCTCAGACACATTCAGCACAGGTCTGGACGGGTGGTCATACTGGGGAGACAGCGGTTATGCACTGGCCAGAGACACAGGAACTGGTAGCCCTGCCCCCTCGGCAAAGATCAGCGGAGATGCGTTCGCTACTGTGCACGGCATACAGAAGGTGGTTGACCTATCTTCATGGTCAAAGGCAGGAACCCTCACGTTATCTTTCAATTACAGGGCTGCATCAGATTATGCGGGCAGCACGGTAACCAATGCGTTTGTCCGCATATACAATGCAAACACAGACCTGATACTTTACGAGGAGACGCTTGTAGCCGGTGGAACGCAGGACACCGGTTGGAAATCCTACAGCAAAGACATCACCTGCAGCGTGCTGTCATCGTCTGGAAGCAGCACTAACAAGATCAGGGTCGTCCTGTTTCTGGGAGACGGGTGGAGGGCAAACTGGAACCAGAAGAACTGGTATGACAACATAAAGCTGGAAAGCTCGACATCAGCTGCAACCTGTGGAGGCACGACCAGCCCGGCTCCGGGAACATACTCCTACGTCGAAGGAGAGAGTGTGCAGGTAACTGCTCTACCCAACGCAGGATGGAAGTTGTCTCACTGGAGCCTTGACGGAGTAAGCGTCGGGTCCCAGAACCCTGCTTCGGTTACCATGAACAAGGACTATGCGCTGGTTGCCGTATTTGCACAGGGTCAGTCAGGCAGCGATTTTGTGGTCTCTGCAAGCCCCTCTTCTTTGAGCATTGCAAAAGGCTCTTCAGGCTTGACGACTGTTGCAGTAAACTCGATAAACGGCTATTCTACAGGGGTGAGCCTGAGCTTGTCAGGTCTCCCTGTAGGGGCATCCTACTCATTCCAGCCATGGTCGTCAAATGCTCCGTTTACCAGTACACTGACGATAAATGCCGGTACAGCAAACCCCGGGACATACACACTTTCCGTCACAGGAACAGGTTTGGCTGACGGCAAGATCAGAACAACCACCATTTCTCTTACTGTAACGCCTCAGTTTGATTTCTCACTGTCACTGAATCCGTCTTCTGGGACCGTGCAGCAGGGAGGATCGGTTCAAACAACCGTAACAACAACCTTGCTGAGTGGTACATCAACTTCAGTGAGCCTCTCTGCAAGTGGAGGACCACTTGGAACATCGTTTACTTTCAGTCCTGCATCCGGAAATCCAACATTTGCCAGTACTCTGACAATCAATATTCCAAGCAACGTTGCTACTGGCACATACCAGGTAACTGTTGCAGGAAGTGGCGGAGGCGTCTCAAGAACAGCAACGTACCAGCTGACGATAAGCTCACAGACAGCGCAGCCATTCAACTATGCTCTATCCGTCAGTCCCTCAAGCCTGTCCATTGCCAAAGGTTCCTCTGCGCAGACGACAGTCTCTGTAGACCTGCTCGCAGGATCCTCCGCGCAGGCCGTCGCGCTGTCATCAACCGGACAGCCTTCCGGCGTCACCGTCTCTTTCAACCCATCGTCAGGAAACCCAACATTCAAAAGCACCATGAGCATAAGCGTGTCCTCCGCAGCTAATGCAGGTACTTATACTCTGACAATAACCGGGACTTCCGGTGCCCTGGCAAAATCCACAACGTTAACACTGACAATAGTCAACGCAGCCGATTTTGCACTGTCTGCAACTCCTGGTACTCTCATAGTACATCAAGGCTCAGCTGGTTCAACCACAATCAAGATCGATGCAGTAAATGGATACAGCAACACGGTGTCACTGTCGGCCACAGGTCTGCCTTCAGGCGTTACCTGTGCATTCAGTCCATCAAGCGGCAAGCCGACTTTTTCAAGTACGCTAACACTCTCCGCGTCCCAGTCAGCTGCGACTGGAACATTCACAGTAACGATCAACGGTGCAGGTGCCGATGGCAAAACAAGGACCACAACTCTGACGCTTACAATACCCAAGCAGACAACCTATCCGCTTGCAGTAGCTGTCAAGGACCAGTTCAACGCGCCGGTGAAGGGAATCACCGTTACGATAGACTCCTCATCATACACAACCGATACAAGTGGTCAGGTAACAGTACAGGTCTTACAAGGAACCCACACTATAGCAGTTCCCTCTTCTTACCTCCAGTCGTCAGGCACAAGGTACTTGTTTGACAAGTGGAGCGATGGCGGAGTAACAGCAAATCCAAGGACCGTTACGGTTAACTCTGCAGTGACTTTTACTGCCATTGAGAAGAAGCAGCATTACCTGACGATGCAGACATCTGCATCATCAGCTGGTACTGTGTCTCCCTCCAGTGATTGGTATGATTCTGGCAAACAGGTGGCGATTTCAGCATCCGCATCGTCAGGCTACAAATTCGATACATGGTCAGGCTCCGGTTCAGGCTCGTATTCTGGAACAGCTAACCCTGCCACGATAACGGTAAATGCGCCCATCACAGAAACAGCAAGCTTCCAGAAGGTATACACCGTCAGCGTGAAAACGCTGGCAACCTATGGAGGTCTTTCGGCATCACCGTTATCTGGCCTGAAGGTGAAGATAGGGACCACCACAGTCCAGACAGATTCAAGTGGCATGGCAGCTTTTGCGCTCCCTGCCGGCACCTATCAGGTGAGCATTGTTGATACATCCACGACAAAGTCGATAAGCAGCGTTGATGTCAGAGGCTTTGCGTTCAAGTGGTGGGACAACCTCTCGACTTCAAATCCAAGGACGATCAGTGTGAACGGACCCTCAACACTGGTGGCGTACTACCCAATCACTTGGCAGCAGTACACATTGAATCCAAATACGTACACTGCAGAGGTTGCTGACCCCTCGAAAACCGACTCCCTTGGAAACCCTGTCCTGAGGTCGGTATCTCTGCCGTATGCAAAGTCTGCCAGCAACTGGCTTCTTGGGTGGGAGTGGAGCATGGATGTGAGGACGGACAGCAAGGGAGCATACTTCGGCGCTCATGATTATGCCGCATGGGGGTACACCAAGGCCTTTACAACAAAGTGGAACTCAAAGCTGACACCTGCAACTCATTCGTATGCGGTAGACAAACTGGCGATAAGCTATTCCGGCTACTTGAATGTGAAAGGCATAACCTCGGATTCAGACCAGGGGCTTTACTTCAGGTACAGGGACACTTACAACAACAAGGGAGACACAAGCCCGTCTGTTGACTGGACAAATACAAAATCGTACAACGGGGTGGTTGGCGCGGCCAGAGTGTTTACTCCAAAGCAGGTGATAGTAGGAGACTTGATGGTATCAACATACCAGTGGGCCAGAGGCTCCAACTTTGACATGAGGTTCAGCAACGGGTATGGGTGGACTACAAACAACATGGTCGCCACGCTTTACTTTACGCCGACAAATCCGTAG
- a CDS encoding Cdc6/Cdc18 family protein: MAKNIVQDILQKHTIFKDESVLDVEYTPDSLMHREKEIGSLALFFRSLIETPGKASPVALIYSRSGTGKTSITKTFGGIAADMLKSKGIDLKYVHINCKFVTNMHALMQQIVRSTTGADVKGLSPDLMFREMYRQLEANDKYLLLTLDEVDWFIKRTGEDLIEQLTRYREELSKPKRLAIIFVVRDCNIGSMAELERGKLHRTFGARTLKMEPYTKEQLVDIISQRVQMAFKTDGSVPDDIIDFIADMTCSVGDAYYAIQILWKAGKCADNFGMNRIIPEHVRMAKSMTDPKVRSEDLLSLPRDEKVVLQAVANLLRIESNIYVSLTEIIDEYHVLCETYKCDPVDSQTVREYLLDLSRIGFLDTKHAKSKQQLGASIHDVPIVILLEVLEPMVAKEHSD; encoded by the coding sequence ATGGCTAAAAATATTGTCCAAGACATACTTCAAAAACATACCATATTCAAGGACGAATCAGTGCTGGACGTAGAGTATACCCCTGATAGCCTGATGCACAGGGAGAAAGAGATAGGTTCACTAGCATTATTTTTCAGGTCCTTGATAGAAACACCTGGTAAAGCCTCGCCTGTTGCCCTCATCTACAGCAGGTCAGGAACTGGCAAGACATCCATAACAAAGACTTTTGGCGGCATAGCTGCAGACATGCTCAAGTCAAAAGGCATCGACCTGAAATACGTGCACATCAACTGCAAGTTTGTCACAAACATGCATGCTTTGATGCAGCAGATAGTACGTTCCACGACAGGCGCAGATGTCAAGGGCTTGAGCCCTGACCTGATGTTCAGGGAGATGTACAGGCAGCTTGAAGCCAACGACAAGTACCTTTTGCTTACGCTGGACGAAGTCGACTGGTTCATCAAGAGGACTGGTGAAGACCTGATCGAGCAGCTGACCAGATACAGAGAAGAGCTTTCAAAACCAAAGCGGCTGGCAATAATCTTCGTGGTAAGAGACTGTAACATTGGCAGCATGGCAGAGCTTGAGCGTGGCAAGCTCCACAGGACCTTTGGCGCAAGAACGCTGAAGATGGAGCCTTACACCAAAGAGCAGCTTGTAGACATCATCAGCCAGAGGGTGCAGATGGCATTCAAAACAGACGGATCGGTTCCCGATGACATAATTGACTTTATTGCAGATATGACGTGTTCGGTAGGCGATGCGTACTATGCGATACAGATACTGTGGAAGGCAGGCAAATGTGCCGATAACTTTGGGATGAACAGGATTATCCCAGAGCATGTCAGGATGGCCAAATCTATGACCGACCCAAAGGTCAGAAGCGAAGACCTGCTGTCCTTGCCAAGGGATGAGAAAGTCGTACTTCAAGCTGTGGCGAACCTCTTGAGAATAGAATCCAACATCTATGTGAGCCTGACAGAGATAATCGATGAATACCACGTACTGTGCGAGACTTACAAATGCGACCCTGTTGACAGTCAGACTGTTAGGGAATACCTGCTTGACCTGTCAAGGATAGGATTCCTGGACACCAAACATGCAAAATCTAAACAACAGCTGGGAGCAAGCATCCATGACGTCCCTATCGTAATCCTGCTAGAAGTGCTTGAACCCATGGTAGCAAAAGAGCATTCTGATTAA